From one Musa acuminata AAA Group cultivar baxijiao chromosome BXJ2-6, Cavendish_Baxijiao_AAA, whole genome shotgun sequence genomic stretch:
- the LOC103987532 gene encoding uncharacterized protein LOC103987532 isoform X1, with translation MGASGEKSAYERLRDARVQENKVRLESLGLLRRAGELRAVVSSSSSATGGRSGVKRKRKIRIVDGTPLRRSERLKSKQDDDDDADSSPPDTLGGNATVAASSEYRDVIHQVRKRLFSDGRASKSRGSVYDPVLGICCHFCRQKKLCGEEDCRRCGDGNINQPCIGKTECSVCHSSNGVLCRACLKVRYGEEMEEVRAKKDWMCPHCIEEKGINPYWICNSSLCLKKRKMAPTGIAIYQAQEQGYRSVAHLLMDRLKREAAQK, from the exons ATGGGAGCATCGGGCGAGAAATCCGCGTACGAGCGCCTCCGCGACGCCCGCGTACAAGAGAACAAG GTGCGATTGGAGTCGCTCGGATTGCTAAGAAGGGCCGGCGAGCTGCGAGCCGTGGTTTCCTCTTCTTCGTCGGCGACCGGAGGTCGCAGCGGCGTCAAGAGAAAGCGGAAGATCCGGATCGTCGACGGCACTCCTCTCCGGCGGTCTGAGCGCTTGAAGAGCAAGCAAGACGACGATGACGATGCCGATTCATCTCCTCCAG ACACGCTTGGTGGTAATGCGACTGTGGCAGCGTCCTCGGAGTACAGAGACGTCATCCACCAAGTTCGTAAGCGGCTGTTCTCGGATGGGCGTGCGAGCAAAAGCAGGGGAAGCGTTTACGACCCGGTGTTGGGGATCTGCTGCCACTTCTGCAG GCAGAAGAAATTATGCGGGGAAGAAGATTGCAGACGGTGTGGGGATGGAAACATTAATCAGCCATGCATAG GTAAAACGGAGTGCTCGGTCTGCCATTCTTCCAATGGTGTCCTATGCCGTGCTTGTCTCAAAGTAAGATATGGTGAAG AAATGGAGGAAGTCAGGGCAAAGAAGGATTGGATGTGCCCCCATTGCATCGAAGAGAAAGGAATCAACCCGTATTGGATATGTAACAG CTCTCTTTGCTTGAAGAAAAGGAAGATGGCACCAACCGGCATCGCGATTTACCAAG CTCAAGAGCAGGGTTACAGATCGGTAGCGCACCTTCTGATGGATAGACTGAAACGAGAGGCTGCTCAGAAGTGA
- the LOC103987532 gene encoding uncharacterized protein LOC103987532 isoform X2, with the protein MGASGEKSAYERLRDARVQENKVRLESLGLLRRAGELRAVVSSSSSATGGRSGVKRKRKIRIVDGTPLRRSERLKSKQDDDDDADSSPPDTLGGNATVAASSEYRDVIHQVRKRLFSDGRASKSRGSVYDPVLGICCHFCRQKKLCGEEDCRRCGDGNINQPCIGKTECSVCHSSNGVLCRACLKKWRKSGQRRIGCAPIASKRKESTRIGYVTALFA; encoded by the exons ATGGGAGCATCGGGCGAGAAATCCGCGTACGAGCGCCTCCGCGACGCCCGCGTACAAGAGAACAAG GTGCGATTGGAGTCGCTCGGATTGCTAAGAAGGGCCGGCGAGCTGCGAGCCGTGGTTTCCTCTTCTTCGTCGGCGACCGGAGGTCGCAGCGGCGTCAAGAGAAAGCGGAAGATCCGGATCGTCGACGGCACTCCTCTCCGGCGGTCTGAGCGCTTGAAGAGCAAGCAAGACGACGATGACGATGCCGATTCATCTCCTCCAG ACACGCTTGGTGGTAATGCGACTGTGGCAGCGTCCTCGGAGTACAGAGACGTCATCCACCAAGTTCGTAAGCGGCTGTTCTCGGATGGGCGTGCGAGCAAAAGCAGGGGAAGCGTTTACGACCCGGTGTTGGGGATCTGCTGCCACTTCTGCAG GCAGAAGAAATTATGCGGGGAAGAAGATTGCAGACGGTGTGGGGATGGAAACATTAATCAGCCATGCATAG GTAAAACGGAGTGCTCGGTCTGCCATTCTTCCAATGGTGTCCTATGCCGTGCTTGTCTCAAA AAATGGAGGAAGTCAGGGCAAAGAAGGATTGGATGTGCCCCCATTGCATCGAAGAGAAAGGAATCAACCCGTATTGGATATGTAACAG CTCTCTTTGCTTGA
- the LOC103988346 gene encoding protein VAC14 homolog — protein MAEASSLIPASVLRSLTDKQYEKRKKAAVTIQDIVGKLAYEQEVKKILAVINILATEFTDNPQPDRRKGGLKGLAAVAVGLKEKAPAYLEEIVPPVLNRISDEDSTVRYIASETLYNVAKAVRGRIIIYFDKIFDALCKLSDDSDTIVQSGAHLLDNLLKDIATESDQFSLEEFVPLLRERMDIINPHVRQFLLGWITVLNNVPDMDMLCFLPDYLDGLFNMLSDSSPEVRQQAHCALSEFLQEIKNTPTSDYGRMAKVLVQRAGSPDDYTRLTSFTWMNEFVKHGADHLIPCYSDILGAVLPCISDKEKEIREIARETNKELRAIIASPAEGVNIGAVLTIARSGLTSQASITRVAALHWIATLLDRHWNEVISFLNDIFSSLLAALSDPSDEVVILVLEVHACIAEDSQNLGHLIDHLVQTFRNDHALLEKRGALIVRRLCVRLDAEQVYREFSSKIEREDDLDFASNMVQALNFTLLTSSELAELRIILKKSLVESSSMDLFVSLYSPWCHSPVATISLCLLAQAYNHASSVIQLLEEEDITAKFSEQLGKLVYLLETPVFASLRLQLVEPDKHVWSLKTLYGLLMLLPQQSAAFKIFRTRLKTVPSYIFNNEQLKHPCNQVSEITDDSGDQVDANVYDKINFPSKLQQFQQTLRRHRFSLQSQKSASSSKSQHTGP, from the exons ATGGCGGAGGCGTCGTCCTTGATCCCGGCCTCCGTTCTTCGGAGCCTCACTGATAAGCAGTACGAGAAGCGGAAAAAAGCCGCGGTGACG ATCCAAGACATCGTCGGGAAACTTGCTTATGAGCAAGAGGTCAAGAAGATATTGGCTGTGATTAATATCTTGGCCACGGAGTTTACCGACAACCCACAGCCGGATCGTAGGAAG GGTGGATTAAAAGGACTTGCAGCTGTTGCAGTTGGTCTGAAAGAAAAAGCTCCTGCGTATCTTGAG GAAATTGTACCACCAGTTCTTAATCGCATTTCTGATGAAGACAGCACAGTTCGTTATATTGCCAGTGAAACATTGTATAATGTAGCAAAG GCGGTAAGAGGACGTATCATCATCTATTTCGATAAGATATTTGATGCACTTTGTAAGCTTTCAGATGATTCAGATACCATCGTACAAAGTGGTGCTCATCTTCTTGACAACCTATTAAAG GATATCGCTACTGAGAGTGACCAGTTCAG CCTAGAAGAATTTGTACCACTCCTAAGAGAGCGTATGGACATAATCAACCCTCACGTTCGCCAATTCTTATTGGGGTGGATCACTGTTTTGAATAATGTTCCAGATATGGATATGCTCTGTTTTCTTCCAGATTATCTAGATG GTTTGTTCAACATGCTAAGTGATTCCTCTCCTGAAGTACGGCAGCAAGCTCATTGTGCACTTTCAGAGTTTCTTCAAGAGATAAAGAACACTCCA ACTTCAGATTACGGTCGCATGGCCAAAGTATTGGTACAGAGAGCAGGCTCGCCTGATGATTACACTCGACTGACATCCTTCACATGG ATGAATGAGTTTGTGAAACATGGTGCGGACCATCTTATTCCTTGTTATTCAGATATTTTAGGTGCTGTATTACCATGCATATCTGACAAAGAGAAGGAAATAAGAgag ATTGCTCGTGAAACCAATAAAGAGCTTCGTGCCATTATAGCTAGTCCTGCTGAGGGTGTCAATATAGGAGCGGTCCTCACTATTGCAAGAag TGGCTTAACTAGTCAAGCGTCGATTACTCGTGTGGCAGCATTGCATTGGATTGCGACTCTTTTGGATCGTCACTGGAATGAG GTCATTTCATTTTTGAACGATATCTTTAGTTCACTTCTGGCTGCACTGTCTGATCCCTCTGATGAG GTGGTCATATTGGTGCTTGAAGTGCATGCATGCATAGCAGAAGATTCTCAAAATTTAGGACATCTTATTGATCATCTAGTCCAAACATTTCGTAATGATCATGCCCTTCTTGAAAA GCGTGGGGCTCTGATAGTCCGTAGACTTTGTGTTCGTTTGGATGCTGAACAAGTTTACAGGGAGTTCTCTTCAAAAATAGAGAGAGAAGACGACTTGGATTTTGCGTCCAATATGGTTCAG GCTTTGAATTTCACTTTACTCACGTCATCGGAATTGGCTGAGTTAAGAATTATCCTAAAGAAATCATTAGTGGAGTCTTCATCCATGGACCTGTTTGTGTCACTATATTCTCCTTGGTGCCATTCGCCAGTCGCGACAATCAGTTTATGCCTACTTGCTCAG GCATACAATCATGCCAGTTCTGTGATTCAGTTACTAGAGGAAGAAGATATAACTGCTAAGTTCTCGGAACAATTGGGCAAGTTGGTCTACCTGTTGGAGACCCCAGTCTTTGCCTCTTTGCGGTTGCAG CTTGTTGAACCTGACAAACATGTATGGTCGTTGAAGACCCTGTATGGTCTCTTGATGTTGTTGCCTCAG CAAAGTGCAGCCTTCAAGATTTTTAGGACTCGTTTGAAAACTGTTCCATCATATATTTTCAACAATGAACAGCTAAAGCATCCATGCAATCAGGTTTCGGAGATAACAGATGACAGCGGAGACCAAGTTGATGCAAATGTTTATGACAAAATCAACTTCCCTTCCAAGCTCCAACAATTTCAGCAAACTCTGCGCCGTCATAGGTTCTCTCTACAATCCCAGAAGTCAGCATCCTCATCAAAGTCACAG CACACAGGACCTTGA